The Rhododendron vialii isolate Sample 1 chromosome 6a, ASM3025357v1 genome includes a window with the following:
- the LOC131328782 gene encoding cyclin-D5-1-like isoform X2, whose amino-acid sequence MEDFPSGSTPPSLSTQLLCLETETCLNEADEEETFVCSAPGIEEDEYVQMLLRREINGGESEPPRVSIDDWIKCARLDAILWILKTRELFGFRFQTAYLSVAYLDRFLSRRIIDSEKCWAIRLLSLSCLSLAAKMEECRVPGLAEFQVEEFNFGSKVIQRMELLVLNTLEWRMNSVTPFAYVHYFTKKLSKAHTPPKNTMSKAVQVILAMMRDVNLMDHRPSVIAGAATLVALDRKLTKQTLELEINSLSPNVFSEIEDLFSCYNRMQELDMGEATTPESPIRLRGMDACENSSVISALTTKRKMLTFSDSDQNCGIPDEKRQR is encoded by the exons ATGGAGGATTTTCCTTCTGGCTCTACACCGCCTTCTCTCTCGACCCAGCTTCTCTGTCTAGAAACTGAAACTTGCTTGAACGAAGCAGACGAAGAAGAAACCTTCGTTTGCTCTGCTCCAGGCATTGAGGAAGATGAGTACGTGCAAATGTTGCTTCGTAGAGAGATCAATGGCGGAGAATCTGAACCTCCGCGGGTGTCGATCGACGACTGGATTAAGTGTGCTCGATTAGATGCCATCTTATGGATTCTCAAA ACTAGAGAGTTGTTCGGGTTCCGATTCCAAACGGCGTACTTGTCAGTGGCGTATTTGGATCGGTTCCTTTCAAGGCGAATCATCGAT AGCGAAAAATGCTGGGCGATTCGGTTACTCTCGTTGTCATGTTTGTCATTGGCGGCAAAGATGGAGGAATGCAGAGTCCCGGGACTAGCAGAGTTTCAGGTGGAGGAATTCAACTTCGGTAGCAAAGTGATTCAGAGAATGGAGCTTCTGGTGTTGAACACGTTGGAGTGGAGGATGAATTCAGTCACTCCTTTTGCTTATGTTCACTATTTCACCAAAAAGCTAAGCAAAGCTCACACCCCACCAAAGAATACAATGTCCAAAGCTGTACAAGTAATCTTAGCCATGATGAGAG ACGTAAATTTGATGGATCATCGACCTTCAGTCATTGCCGGGGCAGCCACATTGGTGGCATTGGATCGAAAATTAACAAAACAGACTTTGGAGCTTGAGATCAATTCCTTGTCTCCAAATGtgttttctgaaatt GAGGATTTGTTTTCTTGCTATAATCGAATGCAAGAACTGGACATGGGGGAAGCGACAACACCCGAGTCCCCGATCCGACTGAGAGGCATGGATGCTTGTGAAAATTCTTCTGTTATTTCTGCACTTACCACTAAGAGAAAGATGCTTACATTCAGTGATTCTGACCAAAATTGCGGCATTCCGGACGAGAAGCGACAGAGATAG
- the LOC131328782 gene encoding cyclin-D5-1-like isoform X1, whose protein sequence is MEDFPSGSTPPSLSTQLLCLETETCLNEADEEETFVCSAPGIEEDEYVQMLLRREINGGESEPPRVSIDDWIKCARLDAILWILKFLKILIQTRELFGFRFQTAYLSVAYLDRFLSRRIIDSEKCWAIRLLSLSCLSLAAKMEECRVPGLAEFQVEEFNFGSKVIQRMELLVLNTLEWRMNSVTPFAYVHYFTKKLSKAHTPPKNTMSKAVQVILAMMRDVNLMDHRPSVIAGAATLVALDRKLTKQTLELEINSLSPNVFSEIEDLFSCYNRMQELDMGEATTPESPIRLRGMDACENSSVISALTTKRKMLTFSDSDQNCGIPDEKRQR, encoded by the exons ATGGAGGATTTTCCTTCTGGCTCTACACCGCCTTCTCTCTCGACCCAGCTTCTCTGTCTAGAAACTGAAACTTGCTTGAACGAAGCAGACGAAGAAGAAACCTTCGTTTGCTCTGCTCCAGGCATTGAGGAAGATGAGTACGTGCAAATGTTGCTTCGTAGAGAGATCAATGGCGGAGAATCTGAACCTCCGCGGGTGTCGATCGACGACTGGATTAAGTGTGCTCGATTAGATGCCATCTTATGGATTCTCAAA TTTTTGAAAATCTTAATCCAGACTAGAGAGTTGTTCGGGTTCCGATTCCAAACGGCGTACTTGTCAGTGGCGTATTTGGATCGGTTCCTTTCAAGGCGAATCATCGAT AGCGAAAAATGCTGGGCGATTCGGTTACTCTCGTTGTCATGTTTGTCATTGGCGGCAAAGATGGAGGAATGCAGAGTCCCGGGACTAGCAGAGTTTCAGGTGGAGGAATTCAACTTCGGTAGCAAAGTGATTCAGAGAATGGAGCTTCTGGTGTTGAACACGTTGGAGTGGAGGATGAATTCAGTCACTCCTTTTGCTTATGTTCACTATTTCACCAAAAAGCTAAGCAAAGCTCACACCCCACCAAAGAATACAATGTCCAAAGCTGTACAAGTAATCTTAGCCATGATGAGAG ACGTAAATTTGATGGATCATCGACCTTCAGTCATTGCCGGGGCAGCCACATTGGTGGCATTGGATCGAAAATTAACAAAACAGACTTTGGAGCTTGAGATCAATTCCTTGTCTCCAAATGtgttttctgaaatt GAGGATTTGTTTTCTTGCTATAATCGAATGCAAGAACTGGACATGGGGGAAGCGACAACACCCGAGTCCCCGATCCGACTGAGAGGCATGGATGCTTGTGAAAATTCTTCTGTTATTTCTGCACTTACCACTAAGAGAAAGATGCTTACATTCAGTGATTCTGACCAAAATTGCGGCATTCCGGACGAGAAGCGACAGAGATAG
- the LOC131328780 gene encoding calcium-transporting ATPase 1-like: MESYLNENFGEVKAKNSSEEALQRWRKLCWIVKNRKRRFRFTANLSKRFEARAIQRSNQEKFRIAVLVSQAALQFIQGITYTVPEEVKSAGFDICANELGSIVEGHNVRKLRDHGGVEGIANKLSTSTTNGIFISEESLRQRKGIYGINKFTEIPPKGFWVFVWEALQDTTLMILGVCAFISLVVGITMEGWPKGAHDGLGIVASILLVVFVTATSDYRQSLQFKDLDKEKKKITVQATRNGYRQKISIYDLLPGDIVHLSIGDQVPADGLFVFGFSLLINESSLTGECEPVNVTAANPFLLSGTKVQDGSCKMLVTTVGMRTQWGKLMATLTEGGDDETPLQVKLNGVATIIGKIGLFFAVITFSVLVQGLFSRKLQEGSHWNWSGEDALEMLEYFAIAVTIVVVAVPEGLPLAVTLSLAFAMKKMMNDKALVRHLAACETMGSATCICSDKTGTLTTNHMTVVRACIGGKIKEVSSSMDTSTFCSEIPDSSLKMLIQSIFNNTGGDIVKNKDNKIEVLGTPTEMALLEFGLFLGGDFKAERQETKLVKVEPFNSEKKRMGVVLELPEGGFIAHCKGASEIILGACDKVMDLNGEVVLLNEVSTNHLKDTIELFANEALRTLCLAYKEMGNEFCAEGAVPFEGYTCIGIVGIKDPVRPGVKESVAICRSAGITVRMVTGDNINTAKAIARECGILTDKGVAIEGPEFRMKSEEELLELIPKIQVMARSSPLDKHTLVKFLRTTLGEVVAVTGDGTNDAPALHEADIGLAMGIAGTEVAKESADVIILDDNFSTIVTVAKWGRSVYMNIQKFVQFQLTVNVVALIVNFSSACLTGSAPLTAVQLLWVNMIMDTLGALALATEPPNDDLMKRAPVGRKGNFISNVMWRNILGQSLYQFVIIWYLQTAKGVFRLDSPDSNLTLNTLIFNSFVFCQVFNEVSSREMEKINVFKGILDNYVFVAVLSCTVLFQIIIIEFLGTFANTCPLTLPQWFLSVSLGFLGMPIAAAVKMIPVGST; the protein is encoded by the exons GAGAAGTTCAGAATTGCAGTGTTGGTTTCACAAGCTGCCCTTCAGTTCATCCAGG GTATAACTTACACGGTTCCAGAGGAAGTCAAATCTGCGGGTTTTGATATCTGTGCCAATGAGTTAGGATCCATTGTGGAAGGACATAATGTTAGAAAGCTGAGAGATCATGGAGGAGTTGAGGGTATTGCAAACAAGCTCTCCACATCAACAACCAATGGTATTTTCATCTCTGAAGAGTCACTTAGGCAAAGAAAAGGAATTTATGGGATTAACAAATTCACTGAAATCCCTCCCAAGGGTTTCTGGGTTTTTGTCTGGGAAGCTCTCCAGGATACAACTCTCATGATACTTGGTGTTTGTGCCTTTATATCTCTAGTAGTTGGCATAACGATGGAAGGATGGCCAAAGGGGGCCCATGATGGACTTGGAATTGTTGCAAGCATCCTGTTGGTTGTATTCGTCACTGCTACAAGTGATTATAGGCAATCTCTGCAATTTAAGGATTTGgataaggagaagaaaaaaattacagttcaGGCCACTAGAAATGGATACAGGCAAAAGATCTCAATATATGATTTGCTCCCTGGTGACATTGTTCATCTTTCTATTGGAGATCAAGTCCCAGCTGATGGACtatttgtttttggattttctttgttGATAAATGAATCTAGCTTAACAGGAGAGTGTGAGCCAGTTAATGTGACTGCTGCAAACCCTTTTCTCCTATCTGGAACTAAAGTTCAAGATGGATCGTGTAAAATGCTTGTTACCACAGTTGGGATGAGAACCCAATGGGGAAAACTAATGGCTACCCTTACTGAAGGAGGAGACGATGAGACCCCATTGCAGGTTAAGCTAAATGGAGTGGCCACTATTATTGGGAAAATTGGCTTGTTTTTCGCTGTTATTACGTTTTCTGTTTTGGTGCAAGGCTTGTTTAGCCGTAAGCTGCAAGAAGGATCCCACTGGAATTGGTCGGGAGAGGATGCCTTGGAAATGCTGGAATACTTTGCTATTGCAGTTACAATTGTTGTGGTTGCTGTTCCTGAGGGACTGCCTTTAGCTGTGACCTTGAGCCTTGCTTTTGccatgaagaagatgatgaatgACAAAGCACTTGTTCGCCATCTAGCTGCTTGTGAGACTATGGGGTCTGCCACTTGTATCTGTAGTGACAAAACTGGAACACTAACTACTAACCACATGACTGTTGTAAGAGCGTGCATTGgtggaaaaataaaagaagttaGTAGCTCTATGGATACTTCTACCTTTTGCTCTGAGATTCCTGATTCTTCCTTGAAAATGCTAATTCAATCCATATTTAACAATACGGGGGGAGACATAGTTAAGAATAAGGACAACAAAATTGAAGTGTTGGGAACCCCCACTGAAATGGCTCTACTGGAATTTGGGCTGTTTCTTGGTGGGGATTTCAAAGCAGAACGACAAGAGACAAAACTTGTGAAAGTTGAACCATTCAATTCTGAGAAGAAGCGGATGGGGGTAGTTTTGGAACTTCCGGAAGGAGGTTTCATAGCACATTGTAAAGGTGCATCTGAAATAATTTTAGGGGCGTGTGACAAAGTTATGGACTTGAATGGTGAGGTTGTTCTTCTCAATGAGGTATCCACCAATCACCTCAAGGATACAATTGAACTTTTTGCTAATGAAGCTCTTCGGACTTTATGCCTTGCTTATAAAGAAATGGGAAATGAGTTTTGTGCCGAAGGTGCTGTTCCCTTTGAGGGTTATACTTGTATAGGAATTGTTGGAATTAAAGATCCAGTCCGTCCTGGAGTCAAAGAGTCTGTTGCAATTTGTAGGTCAGCTGGAATTACTGTGCGGATGGTCACCGGAGACAACATAAACACCGCAAAGGCAATTGCTAGAGAATGTGGTATCTTGACTGATAAGGGTGTCGCCATTGAAGGCCCAGAATTTCGCATGAAGAGTGAGGAGGAGTTGCTTGAACtcatacccaaaattcag GTTATGGCTCGATCCTCTCCATTAGATAAGCATACCCTGGTTAAATTTTTGCGAACAACGTTAGGAGAAGTTGTTGCAGTAACTGGAGATGGCACAAATGATGCTCCAGCACTTCATGAAGCAGATATTGGGCTTGCTATGGGTATCGCAGGGACTGAG GTGGCTAAAGAGAGTGCTGATGTCATAATTCTAGATGACAACTTTTCCACAATTGTAACCGTGGCCAAATGGGGACGCTCGGTATACATGAACATTCAAAAGTTTGTCCAGTTTCAGCTGACAGTCAATGTTGTTGCCCTAATCGTCAACTTTTCTTCAGCTTGTTTGACAG GAAGTGCTCCTCTCACTGCTGTTCAGCTTCTATGGGTCAATATGATCATGGATACACTAGGAGCACTTGCGCTAGCTACTGAACCTCCTAATGATGACTTAATGAAGCGGGCGCCTGTTGGAAGGAAAGGGAACTTCATCAGTAATGTCATGTGGAGGAATATCTTGGGACAGTCCTTGTATCAATTTGTTATCATATGGTATCTCCAAACGGCAAAAGGAGTCTTTCGTCTTGACAGCCCGGATTCTAATCTGACTCTAAACACTCTTATTTTTAACTCATTTGTCTTTTGTCAG GTTTTCAATGAGGTCAGCTCCAGAGAGATGGAAAAGATCAACGTTTTCAAAGGCATTCTAGATAACTATGTATTCGTGGCAGTACTCAGTTGCACGGTCCTCTTCCAAATTATTATCATCGAATTTCTGGGCACTTTCGCAAACACTTGCCCTCTCACTTTGCCACAATGGTTCTTGAGTGTTTCCCTTGGATTCCTTGGCATGCCCATTGCCGCGGCCGTAAAGATGATTCCGGTGGGCTCCACATGA